A genomic segment from bacterium encodes:
- a CDS encoding amidophosphoribosyltransferase — MSDDLRCECGIFGIFGANNAADLTYFGLYALQHRGQEAAGIVSFDGEICNEVRGQGEVNQVFSQRDKLSELKGDRAIGHNRYSTAGASNMRNVQPLVITFKGKKLAVGHNGNLTNDEALKQKLEQGGSIFQTTSDTEVILHLIAKSKKAKIVDAIAHALKKVHGAYSLVFLHKDALIAARDPHGFRPLALGQIGDKWVVASETCSFDIIGAKYIRDVLPGEIVEITEDGLKSYLPFRKHKHAICIFEFIYFARPDSKIFGENVDKVRRRLGRYLALQHPADADIVISVPDSSNTATLGFSEQSKIPFEFGLIRNHYVGRTFIDPKQEIRDLDVKVKFNAVKGVLKDKRVVVVDDSIVRGTTMKKLIKMIRDAGAKEIHLRISSPPIISPCFYGIDMPTKKELVASNMTVDEIGKWLGVDSIGYLSIDAMLSMHSLPKENFCVACFSGKYPTAIENKNGKLLSARNGKSSESPRAEFVKRTRKAKVTA, encoded by the coding sequence ATGTCGGACGATCTTCGTTGTGAATGTGGTATTTTCGGGATTTTCGGAGCGAACAACGCCGCCGACCTGACTTATTTTGGGCTTTATGCACTACAGCATCGGGGCCAGGAAGCTGCCGGTATTGTCAGTTTCGATGGTGAAATCTGCAACGAAGTCCGCGGCCAAGGGGAAGTTAATCAAGTCTTTAGTCAGCGCGACAAGCTTTCTGAATTGAAGGGTGATCGCGCCATCGGCCACAATCGCTATTCAACGGCCGGTGCCTCAAACATGAGAAATGTCCAGCCACTGGTTATCACTTTCAAGGGCAAGAAGCTAGCAGTCGGGCACAATGGCAATCTAACCAATGATGAGGCGCTAAAACAGAAGCTTGAACAGGGCGGCTCGATATTTCAGACAACTTCGGACACCGAAGTTATCCTTCATCTTATTGCCAAGAGCAAGAAGGCGAAGATTGTTGATGCCATAGCCCATGCACTCAAGAAGGTACACGGTGCTTATTCCCTTGTATTTCTGCACAAGGACGCTCTTATCGCAGCGCGCGACCCGCACGGGTTCCGACCGCTGGCACTCGGCCAGATTGGTGATAAATGGGTCGTGGCTTCGGAAACCTGTTCATTCGATATTATTGGCGCGAAATACATTCGTGATGTTCTGCCCGGCGAGATAGTCGAGATAACCGAAGACGGGCTCAAGTCCTATCTTCCCTTCCGAAAGCACAAGCACGCGATTTGTATATTCGAGTTCATATATTTCGCCCGTCCTGACTCAAAGATTTTTGGAGAGAATGTTGATAAGGTCCGCAGGCGTTTGGGGCGCTACTTGGCGCTGCAGCACCCTGCCGATGCCGATATTGTGATTTCCGTTCCGGATTCGTCGAATACGGCGACGCTTGGGTTCTCCGAGCAATCGAAGATTCCCTTTGAATTTGGCTTGATTCGCAACCACTATGTTGGTCGCACATTTATCGACCCAAAGCAAGAAATCCGCGATCTTGACGTAAAGGTCAAGTTCAATGCCGTGAAAGGCGTTCTAAAGGACAAACGGGTTGTGGTGGTGGATGACTCCATCGTCCGCGGAACGACAATGAAGAAGCTTATCAAGATGATCCGTGATGCCGGCGCCAAGGAGATTCACTTGAGAATTTCATCGCCGCCAATTATTTCGCCGTGCTTCTATGGAATTGACATGCCGACCAAAAAAGAGTTGGTAGCATCAAATATGACGGTTGACGAGATTGGCAAATGGTTGGGTGTTGATTCGATTGGCTACTTGTCTATTGATGCGATGCTCTCGATGCACTCACTGCCGAAAGAGAACTTCTGTGTGGCTTGTTTCTCAGGCAAGTATCCCACAGCTATCGAGAACAAGAATGGCAAGCTCCTGTCAGCCCGTAACGGAAAATCATCTGAGAGTCCGCGTGCCGAATTCGTGAAACGCACCCGCAAAGCAAAGGTGACGGCTTAG
- a CDS encoding FAD-binding oxidoreductase — MSEKYDVVIIGGGIIGCSIAYYLAKKKFGKIAVVEKDQYLGNGATAKCAGGIRAQFGTEINVRLSMLSERKFEVFQEETGAEVQFDQVGYLFLMTTEDHIAAFRKQFTMWQHVGHPVEWLSREQIKELVPPLFVDDVLGGTFSRKDGIGDPHQFTQGYVSAARKLGVKFLTEHEATGIRHSGDVITSVVTNKGEFETNCVVNAAGPHSRQVAGWVGIDLPVRAYKRQIVTTAPLDFISESFPMVVAMSSGLYTHKESGGLLLGWADKDTPEGCDESAHPD, encoded by the coding sequence ATGTCTGAGAAGTATGATGTTGTCATAATCGGCGGTGGAATCATTGGCTGCTCGATCGCCTATTATCTCGCTAAAAAGAAATTCGGCAAAATCGCAGTTGTTGAAAAAGATCAGTATCTCGGCAATGGCGCTACGGCAAAATGCGCCGGGGGAATTCGTGCTCAATTCGGCACCGAAATCAATGTCCGTCTCTCGATGTTGTCGGAGCGGAAATTTGAGGTCTTTCAGGAAGAAACTGGCGCCGAAGTTCAGTTTGATCAGGTTGGATACCTCTTCCTGATGACAACAGAGGATCATATCGCCGCATTTCGCAAGCAGTTCACGATGTGGCAACATGTAGGTCACCCGGTTGAATGGCTTTCGCGCGAGCAGATCAAAGAGCTGGTTCCGCCGCTATTCGTCGACGACGTTCTCGGCGGCACATTCTCACGCAAAGACGGTATAGGCGATCCGCATCAGTTCACGCAGGGTTATGTCAGCGCGGCCCGCAAGCTTGGAGTCAAGTTCCTGACTGAGCATGAAGCTACAGGGATTCGGCACTCAGGTGATGTAATCACAAGTGTGGTGACAAACAAAGGCGAGTTCGAAACTAATTGTGTGGTGAACGCGGCCGGACCACACTCGCGCCAAGTTGCCGGATGGGTTGGGATCGATTTGCCGGTTCGCGCATATAAGAGACAGATTGTTACGACTGCGCCGCTCGATTTTATTTCGGAGTCGTTTCCAATGGTAGTTGCTATGAGTTCGGGATTGTACACGCACAAGGAGTCGGGAGGTTTGCTTCTGGGTTGGGCGGACAAGGACACGCCGGAAGGATGCGATGAATCAGCACATCCAGACTAG
- a CDS encoding FAD-binding oxidoreductase: MNRIPQLEVAEIKAQWGGLYDTTPDHHAILGSSGVYPKFYHANGFSGHGFMHAPAVGIVMAELICGEPTSIDLSALSPHRFTAASLVEENTVI, encoded by the coding sequence TTGAACAGAATTCCGCAATTGGAAGTCGCAGAAATCAAGGCGCAGTGGGGCGGCCTTTATGATACAACTCCTGACCACCATGCCATTCTTGGGTCAAGTGGTGTTTATCCGAAATTCTACCATGCAAACGGTTTCTCAGGGCATGGTTTCATGCATGCGCCGGCTGTGGGAATTGTGATGGCGGAGTTGATCTGCGGCGAGCCGACATCGATTGACTTGTCAGCTCTATCGCCTCACCGATTCACCGCTGCTTCTTTGGTCGAAGAAAACACTGTAATTTAG
- a CDS encoding sigma-70 family RNA polymerase sigma factor, producing the protein MQATIADNDRELVERARHGERAALTKLTDLYKDRVFVLINRMLNDPERAEELTFEAFIRAYNNIKSFRGDAKFSSWLYRIALNVALAERAKKRLEQVSLNEIEHLAIDPAAQPDQVYQSLFCGRVLDDALEQLPTHYATALRMFYLRGIGYVEIAELMKIPIGTVKTYLHRGKRALREIVEGKFKPEELI; encoded by the coding sequence ATGCAAGCAACGATAGCTGACAATGACCGCGAACTGGTCGAGAGGGCAAGACACGGCGAGCGCGCCGCGCTTACCAAACTAACGGATCTATATAAGGACCGGGTTTTTGTACTGATCAACCGGATGCTCAACGATCCGGAGCGCGCCGAAGAATTGACTTTCGAGGCATTCATCCGCGCATACAACAATATCAAGAGCTTCCGTGGCGATGCCAAGTTCTCCAGCTGGCTCTACCGAATCGCCCTAAATGTCGCACTGGCTGAGAGGGCGAAGAAGCGACTGGAACAGGTATCGCTAAATGAAATTGAACATCTCGCGATCGATCCAGCTGCTCAGCCCGACCAGGTTTACCAGAGTCTCTTCTGTGGACGAGTCTTGGATGATGCTTTGGAGCAGCTGCCGACGCACTATGCGACGGCTTTGCGAATGTTCTATTTGCGCGGCATTGGATACGTCGAAATCGCTGAACTGATGAAGATACCGATTGGTACCGTGAAGACCTATCTGCATCGCGGTAAACGGGCGCTTCGCGAGATAGTGGAGGGCAAGTTCAAGCCGGAGGAGTTGATCTGA
- a CDS encoding alpha/beta fold hydrolase, with translation MMMKRWLSTACSMISIHLVLLALIVAVSNTGASGAKIGKFETIEVAYDAPDTSVELVGYLSIPPSDKIKSAKPPLVVLLHQANESAESWNIFRDELLATGNAVFAMDLRGYGLSTFDLKANRLRPKNTFYVGESMNFPSDIAFLVGKAIEVHGSKFDTTRLAVIGASVGGNAGLIYAQNEPRVVYVALISPGLEYAGLRIVPVLREYGDRPVFMAYADKDVYSRESISLVSDLVPRVLDIKEFDSMFHGNRLINSNIPLRVKLQEDLAKYFGK, from the coding sequence ATGATGATGAAGAGATGGTTATCTACAGCGTGTTCAATGATATCAATTCACTTGGTACTCTTGGCCTTGATTGTTGCTGTCTCCAACACAGGAGCGTCTGGCGCCAAAATCGGCAAATTTGAAACGATCGAAGTTGCGTACGACGCGCCCGACACCAGTGTCGAGTTAGTGGGATACCTCTCTATTCCGCCATCAGACAAGATCAAATCGGCAAAACCGCCACTCGTTGTTTTGCTCCATCAGGCGAACGAGTCAGCAGAGAGTTGGAATATCTTCCGCGATGAGTTGCTTGCGACTGGCAATGCGGTGTTTGCGATGGACCTGCGTGGATACGGGCTTTCCACATTTGACTTGAAAGCAAATCGACTACGACCGAAAAATACATTCTACGTCGGCGAGTCAATGAACTTCCCGAGCGACATCGCATTCCTGGTTGGCAAGGCGATAGAAGTACACGGCAGCAAGTTTGATACGACGCGGTTGGCTGTGATTGGAGCATCAGTCGGCGGAAATGCCGGGCTCATCTATGCCCAGAATGAACCAAGGGTCGTGTATGTCGCATTGATTTCGCCGGGGCTCGAGTACGCGGGATTGAGAATCGTGCCGGTACTTCGGGAGTATGGCGATCGGCCGGTTTTCATGGCGTATGCTGACAAGGACGTGTATTCGCGGGAATCGATCAGCCTTGTTTCGGATCTTGTACCAAGGGTGCTGGACATTAAAGAGTTCGACTCAATGTTCCATGGCAATCGCTTGATAAACTCCAATATCCCGCTGCGAGTTAAACTCCAAGAGGATCTGGCGAAGTATTTCGGCAAATAG
- a CDS encoding zf-HC2 domain-containing protein, translating to MKCSDVRWRLNEFLRGETSPAQDDLIRRHLDICPDCALRLATSSRVDELADVPMPEYTSNITNRVLSYYPVSPAGMMMVRHLSWAFVASAGFAVGVFMFVRNMINSAPSTGLENFTQVGSDGLETVASQLTSNPLVNYIALAALAAILCVALIGLVDRPSPTTSQPNNHNQ from the coding sequence ATGAAATGCTCCGATGTCAGATGGCGACTAAATGAGTTCCTTAGGGGTGAAACATCACCGGCTCAGGACGACTTGATTCGCCGGCACTTGGACATTTGCCCCGATTGTGCTTTACGCCTCGCCACATCGAGTAGGGTGGACGAACTTGCAGATGTGCCAATGCCGGAATACACTTCTAATATCACGAACCGCGTATTGTCCTACTATCCCGTATCTCCAGCCGGCATGATGATGGTGCGCCATCTTTCATGGGCATTCGTCGCCAGCGCCGGATTCGCAGTCGGGGTTTTCATGTTTGTCCGAAACATGATCAATTCTGCGCCATCGACTGGTCTGGAGAACTTCACACAAGTGGGATCTGATGGACTGGAGACAGTTGCGTCGCAACTTACGTCGAACCCCCTGGTCAATTATATCGCTTTAGCAGCACTGGCTGCAATTCTCTGTGTGGCTTTGATCGGACTTGTAGATCGGCCATCCCCGACGACTTCACAGCCTAACAATCACAATCAATAG
- a CDS encoding DUF2339 domain-containing protein yields the protein METVLIEGVLAMMALGFIIGGLLLIATVISLRNRVAKLERLIQQQPGLAMETTQPKPISSIPLSQPPPQAQPQPLPQQPSVPLGSGTTSADRFVRWIREDWLLKLGALLLLVGLSWLASYAFLNNWIGPMGRIALGLVAGTGFIALGWWRIKKFIHQGGIFLVLGSTTVLVTIYAAREVYDFFTPASALAVMFLSTAFVALASVKYNSRSLALSSIILAGIAPVLTNSPTTDNIALFSYLLVVILGAIWIVLLTGRRELTIAALSVVTIYSLPFFFERYRSDSDVLLLFAFAFSALFFLTNLAGIIKSKTGKSHADLVTAAGNGMFLLAWISAAAPPEWKSLIIVAWMVVFVTGAFLISRAARQVAPFYVYASVGIIMLAAATAAELSGPALTVAYTIECGVIVIMTFVLRRDVNLAQRACLLLIVPISRSLPSIEYYSWSDSVFNQHFFVLALLAITIGGLGFFFRYVARTDNKVSAKLTNALFVVASLFAYTLLWLSLRVAMTNSAMAVGTAMLIYTLIGLIVYIRGRATSRRGLVAYGGVMLGFVVLRLLTVDVWKMELTGRIITFLLVGALLMSTAFLIRKKQAVKDETSTK from the coding sequence ATGGAAACAGTACTTATCGAAGGCGTTCTCGCGATGATGGCCTTGGGCTTCATCATCGGCGGTCTCTTGCTGATTGCGACAGTGATTAGTCTGCGTAATCGCGTAGCCAAGCTCGAACGACTCATTCAGCAACAGCCCGGTTTGGCTATGGAAACAACGCAACCGAAACCGATCTCATCCATTCCTTTAAGTCAACCACCTCCGCAGGCACAACCCCAGCCGTTGCCGCAACAACCAAGCGTACCGCTCGGTTCCGGTACGACCTCGGCCGACCGATTTGTCCGATGGATTCGAGAAGATTGGCTCCTGAAGCTGGGAGCTCTTCTGCTATTGGTCGGACTAAGCTGGCTTGCGTCTTATGCGTTCCTCAATAATTGGATTGGACCGATGGGTCGAATCGCCCTTGGACTTGTCGCGGGTACCGGATTCATCGCGCTCGGATGGTGGCGAATCAAGAAGTTCATTCATCAGGGCGGCATCTTCCTCGTACTTGGATCAACAACTGTATTGGTGACGATATATGCTGCCAGGGAAGTATACGACTTCTTCACACCCGCAAGCGCTTTGGCGGTAATGTTCTTGAGTACAGCATTTGTCGCGCTCGCAAGCGTGAAGTATAACAGCCGGTCGTTGGCGCTTTCAAGCATCATTCTCGCAGGAATCGCGCCGGTATTAACCAATTCGCCAACAACAGACAACATCGCGTTGTTCTCTTATCTCCTTGTCGTGATCTTGGGAGCCATCTGGATCGTGCTGTTAACCGGTCGTCGAGAGCTGACAATTGCAGCTTTGAGCGTTGTCACAATCTACAGCCTGCCGTTCTTCTTTGAACGCTACCGTAGCGATAGCGATGTTCTGCTCCTCTTTGCTTTTGCATTCTCAGCACTGTTCTTCCTGACCAATTTGGCTGGAATCATCAAATCCAAAACGGGTAAGAGCCACGCCGATTTGGTGACCGCAGCCGGCAACGGCATGTTCCTCTTGGCGTGGATTTCAGCGGCTGCTCCACCCGAATGGAAGAGCCTCATTATAGTCGCCTGGATGGTTGTGTTCGTAACCGGAGCATTCTTGATCTCTCGTGCCGCAAGACAGGTCGCTCCATTCTACGTTTATGCCAGTGTCGGAATAATCATGCTCGCCGCCGCGACCGCTGCTGAGTTGAGCGGTCCCGCACTGACGGTAGCATACACAATCGAGTGCGGCGTCATTGTGATCATGACGTTCGTGTTGCGACGAGACGTGAATCTTGCTCAACGTGCTTGTTTGCTTCTAATTGTGCCAATAAGCCGATCACTCCCCAGCATCGAATACTACTCATGGAGCGATTCAGTGTTTAACCAGCATTTCTTCGTACTCGCTCTACTGGCAATAACAATTGGTGGGCTTGGGTTCTTTTTCCGATATGTCGCACGCACGGACAATAAAGTCTCTGCAAAGCTCACCAATGCGCTCTTTGTTGTTGCCTCGTTATTCGCCTACACGCTTCTTTGGCTTTCACTCCGAGTGGCAATGACGAACTCTGCAATGGCCGTTGGGACTGCGATGCTTATTTATACCTTGATAGGGCTGATAGTCTACATTCGCGGCAGGGCAACATCAAGAAGGGGACTCGTTGCCTACGGCGGCGTTATGCTCGGATTCGTGGTGCTGAGACTCCTGACCGTTGATGTCTGGAAAATGGAGCTGACCGGTCGCATCATAACATTCTTGCTCGTCGGAGCATTGCTGATGAGTACAGCGTTTCTGATTCGCAAGAAACAAGCGGTCAAGGATGAAACCTCAACAAAATAG